Sequence from the Nocardiopsis sp. YSL2 genome:
GTCGCCGCACGCGCAGGTCGGCGTGGCGGCTGACCCCGGCGCTGACGTGGACCGTGTCCGCCCCGTGGTCCCGTGCCGCGCGCAGGACCTCCTCGGACGTGTCGCCCCGGCGCAGGAGGAGGTCGGACCCCCTGCTGCGCAGTGACCACCGCAGGTCCGCGAGGGCCTCGGCCAGGTAGGCGTTCCGGTTGCGGGCGGCCCGGTCCACGAGGCGGTCGTCGATGACGAACAGCGGCAGCACGGTCCCGCCGCCCGCCAGGGCGGCGGTCAGCGCCGGATGGTCGTGCACCCGCAGGTCCTGGGTGAACAGGACGATCACCGTCGACGACACACGAAACTCCCAACACGCGAGTGGATCGGGGCATCACCTTGAGCGATGCCTTCCTGGTGGGGGCGGTCCTCACCGAGTAGCGTGAGGCCATGAGTCAGCAGTGTGCCACCTCACCCCGAGAACAGGTCCGGCCCGTGGTCGGAGTGTCGAGCTGTCTGCTGGGCGCTCCCGTCCGCTACAACGGGGGCCACTCTCGTTCCCGGTTCCTCACCGACGAGCTGGGACGGCACGTGGACTGGCTGCCCGTCTGCCCGGAGGCGGAGATCGGCCTGGGGGTACCGCGGCCGACCCTGCGCCTGCAGCGGATCGGGGAGGCCGACCGGGTGATCTCCAGCAAGGACGGCACCGACCACACCGATGACCTCGCCGCTGTGGCGGACCGCCGCCTGGAGGGTCTGGAACACGTGGACGGGTACGTCCTCAAGAACAAGTCGCCGAGCTGCGGGCTCCTGGCCCTGCCGGTGTTCGACGACGCGGCGAACCGCGTCCACGGCAAGGGGCGGGGGGCCTTCGCCGATCGCCTGACGCGCCTGCTGCCGGACCTGCCGGTGGAGGAGCAGGGGCGCCTGTCGGACGCGGGACTGCGCGAGCACTTCGTCCAGCGCGTCTTCGCCCGTGCCCGGCTCCGCCTCCTGCTGTCGGACGACTGGCGGCCCCGTGACCTGGTGGAGTTCCACACCCGGCACAAGCTCCAGCTGATGTCGCACTCGCCCGAGGGGTACCGGGAGACGGGGCGCATCGTCGCCGCGGTGGGCGACACCTCCCGTGAGGAGACCGCCCGGGCCTACGCGACGGCCTTCCACCGCGCGATGGCGGTGCGCACGAGCCGCGGCAAGCACGCCAACGCGCTCCAGCACGCCTTCGGGATGCTGAGCCCCCTGCTGGACGACGCCCGCCGCCACGACCTGCTGGAGGCGATCGAGTCGTACCGGGTGGGCGAGGCTCCGCTCAGCCTCCCCGTGGCCCTCCTGCGCCACCACTGCGCGGCCGAGGACGTCGTGTGGGCGCGCGAGCAGACCTACCTGCTCCCCTACCCGGACGACCTGCGGCTGCGGCACCCCGTCGAGGTCTGACCGCGGCCTGGATTCACCATTCCAGACACCTCACGACCTCGACTGACTACAATCAGTGACTATCCGCGACCCGTCGTGTTCCGGAAGGGGCGCGGTGACCGCTGTTCCCGACTCCGAGGTTCGGTGTGTTCGCGACATTCTCCCGACGGGCCGTCATTCTCGTCTCCTCCTGTGTCGTCGTCGTGGCCGCGGCCGCGCTGGCGACCCTTCCGCCCGAGGGGGTCGCGGACCGGCTGGGCCTGCACCCGCCCGAGACCGGCCCCGCGCTCGCCACCGGCCAGCTCCGCTTCCCCGCCGACGGCGAGAGACCCGTGCCCTCGCCGATCCCCCAGCCCGGCCAGGTGGCCGTGTGCAACGAACCCGGCACGGACCACGTGGTGACCCTGCCCGACGACTCCGCGCCCGGTGGCGAGCGCCCGCTGTGGATCCGGCGCCCGCCGGGCCCCGACAGCGCCGACCTGCCCGTCCTCTACCTCCTGCACGGATCGGCCTCCACGCACGAGACCCTCATGGACGAGGAGCTCGGCGCGCTCCTCGACCACGAGATGTGCCGCACCGGGGTCGAGTTCGTCGTCGCCGCACCGCACGGCCAGGAGAGCGGGGGCGCCACCACCGAATGGGCCGACGCCGCCGACGGCCGGTTCGCGCTGGAGAGCTTCGTCACCGGACGGGTGGTCGAGGCGGTCGAGGGCGAGCACGTCCGCCCGCGGGGTCTGCGGGCCATCGGCGGGTTCTCCATGGGCGGCTACGGGGCGGCCGCCGCGGCGCTGCGCCACCCCCACCTGTACGCCCAGGTCGCGAGTTGGGCGGGGTACTTCCGCGTGGACGACCCCGACGGCGTGTTGGGCGACGGCGCCTCGGCCCACAGCCCCGACCTCCTGCTGGACTCCGAGGGCGTCGAGGACCTGCGGTTCGTGCTGGTCGAGGGCACCGAGGAGCACACGCCGCTCCAGGAGGGCAGCATCCGCGGCGAGGCGGAGCGCTTCGCCGGGCTGCTCACCGAGCGCGGTATGACAGTGGCCACGCTTCAGCCGCGCGGCGGACACGACTTCCGCACGTGGGGGCGCTCCTTCCCCGGCGTGGTCGACTTTCTGGTGTCGGGATGGACCGCTACACCGTAGACCGGCGGTCGTCAATACCAGACCCCTCGGACAATCCGGGCGGGAACAGTGTGTACCTTCGTCGCTGTTGACGACAGCGGCTGTATACACGACGTGGAGGGACCACCGGTGTCTGGAACCGTGCCTGAGGGAGACCCCGCTCCCCTGCCCTCCCGCGTCGCCACCGTCAGCCTGCACACCTCTCCCCTGGACCAGCCGGGCACCGGTGACGCCGGCGGCCTCAACGTGTACGTCGTCGAGGTCGCCCGCAGGATGGCCGAACGCGGCGTGGCCGTGGACGTGTTCACCCGGGCGACCCGTGCCGACCTGCCCCCGGTGGTGGAACTGGCCCCGGGGGTCAACGTCCGGCACGTCCCCGCCGGCCCGTTCGGCCACCTCGACAAGAACGCCCTCGCCGAGCACCTGTGCCCGTTCATCTTCGGGCTCCTGCGCGCCGAGGCCCAGGGCGATCCCGGCCACTACGACCTCGTCCACGGCCACTACTGGCTGTCGGGGCGCGCGGGCGTGGTGGCCGCGCGCCGTTGGGGGGTGCCGATGGTGCAGTCCATGCACACGATGGCCCGTGTGAAGAACGCCGCCCTGGCCGAGGGCGACCGGCCCGAACCCGAGTTGCGGGTGCGCGGGGAGGACCAACTGGTCCGCCAGGCCGACCGGCTGATCGCCAACACCGACGACGAGGCGCGCCAGCTCAAGCAGCACTACGGCGCCCACGACCACCAGATCAGCACGATCCCCCCGGGGGTGGACCTGGAGGTCTTCACGCCCGGCTCCCGGGCCGAGGCGCTGGCCCGGATCGGATTGCCCTCGGACACCGAACTCCTGTTGTTCGTGGGACGCGTGCAGCGGCTCAAGGCTCCGGACGTGCTCATCCGCGCCGCCGCCCGGCTCCTGGAACGCGATCCCTCC
This genomic interval carries:
- a CDS encoding DUF523 and DUF1722 domain-containing protein yields the protein MSQQCATSPREQVRPVVGVSSCLLGAPVRYNGGHSRSRFLTDELGRHVDWLPVCPEAEIGLGVPRPTLRLQRIGEADRVISSKDGTDHTDDLAAVADRRLEGLEHVDGYVLKNKSPSCGLLALPVFDDAANRVHGKGRGAFADRLTRLLPDLPVEEQGRLSDAGLREHFVQRVFARARLRLLLSDDWRPRDLVEFHTRHKLQLMSHSPEGYRETGRIVAAVGDTSREETARAYATAFHRAMAVRTSRGKHANALQHAFGMLSPLLDDARRHDLLEAIESYRVGEAPLSLPVALLRHHCAAEDVVWAREQTYLLPYPDDLRLRHPVEV
- a CDS encoding esterase family protein; this translates as MFATFSRRAVILVSSCVVVVAAAALATLPPEGVADRLGLHPPETGPALATGQLRFPADGERPVPSPIPQPGQVAVCNEPGTDHVVTLPDDSAPGGERPLWIRRPPGPDSADLPVLYLLHGSASTHETLMDEELGALLDHEMCRTGVEFVVAAPHGQESGGATTEWADAADGRFALESFVTGRVVEAVEGEHVRPRGLRAIGGFSMGGYGAAAAALRHPHLYAQVASWAGYFRVDDPDGVLGDGASAHSPDLLLDSEGVEDLRFVLVEGTEEHTPLQEGSIRGEAERFAGLLTERGMTVATLQPRGGHDFRTWGRSFPGVVDFLVSGWTATP
- the mshA gene encoding D-inositol-3-phosphate glycosyltransferase translates to MSGTVPEGDPAPLPSRVATVSLHTSPLDQPGTGDAGGLNVYVVEVARRMAERGVAVDVFTRATRADLPPVVELAPGVNVRHVPAGPFGHLDKNALAEHLCPFIFGLLRAEAQGDPGHYDLVHGHYWLSGRAGVVAARRWGVPMVQSMHTMARVKNAALAEGDRPEPELRVRGEDQLVRQADRLIANTDDEARQLKQHYGAHDHQISTIPPGVDLEVFTPGSRAEALARIGLPSDTELLLFVGRVQRLKAPDVLIRAAARLLERDPSLRSRLVVGVVGGLSGAGRNEPLLLTDLAESLGVADVVRLEPPQNRRRLADYYRAATATVVPSYSESFGLVAVESQACGTPVVAARVGGLTTAVSGGVSGVLVEGHDPSDYAAELHRLIAEPAWRAKLAEAAPKHAATLGWSRTVDELLDVYRASITPRALPLAACR